The segment CCACGTCGAAGCAGGCGAGGGCCTTGCGCAGCAGCTCGGCCCGGTTCCCGACGGGGCTCTCGGCGTAGGCGAGCCCGAGGCGGTACGCCACGGTGGCGTGCTCGTACGGCCGCATGGCGCGCGGCGTGGCCTTGAGCTGCGCCTCCAGGGCCTCGATGGCGCTGGTGGGATCCTTGGCCGGTGCCCGGCTGACCGCCTCGCTGGACGACATCAGGCGGCCGAGGGGTCGAGGGCGTTCAGCTCGTCGACGTGGCGGAGGATCTCGGCGATGGCGACTTCGACCGCCGCCTTCACCGGCTCGGACATCTCGACGCCGATGGCCTCGACGTCGAGCGGCTGGCAGCCGACCATGAGGAGCCGTTCGGGCAGGACGTTCAGCGCCTTGGACAGCATGAACACCCGCTCGGGCGTGGCCAGGTGGGCGTCGGACAGCAGATCGGACCGCTCGCCCCACGACAGGGCGTGCACGTCTATGACGTCGGGCTCGATCAGCATGATGGTGCCGGGGGGCCGCCCCCGGTCGACGGCATCGGCCACGATCATGGCGTCCCACCCTTCCTGCAGCTCCTGCACCAGGGCGATGCCCCCGATCCCGGTCTCCACCACGCGCACGCCGTCGGGCAGCTCCATCGCCTGCAACCGATGGGCGACCACCACCCCGAAGGCGTCGTCCGCCTTCAGCACGTTCCCCACCCCCGCTATCAAGATCCGCACGACAACCTTCTAACACCATCCACCAACCTCGGCCGACCGACCAGTCCGCCCACCCGCGAAAACCAGTACGCAGCCGTGCCCGGCGAGGCCGAAGAGGCCCGGTGGGTGGCCCGTAGGGAGGGGCCCCGATGGGAGGGACCCGGCGTCAGCCGGGAGGGCCCCGTCGGGGAGGGTCCCTGAGGGACAGGACCCGCCGGGCCGGTCAGGGACGCGAGTCGGTGAGACGCAGGGCCCTGACAACTCAAGCCAGGACCCCCGAGGACTGCTCGGCCGCCCGCAGCG is part of the Acidimicrobiales bacterium genome and harbors:
- a CDS encoding hydrogenase maturation protease, producing the protein MRILIAGVGNVLKADDAFGVVVAHRLQAMELPDGVRVVETGIGGIALVQELQEGWDAMIVADAVDRGRPPGTIMLIEPDVIDVHALSWGERSDLLSDAHLATPERVFMLSKALNVLPERLLMVGCQPLDVEAIGVEMSEPVKAAVEVAIAEILRHVDELNALDPSAA